The Aphis gossypii isolate Hap1 unplaced genomic scaffold, ASM2018417v2 Contig00341, whole genome shotgun sequence genome segment ACAggccaataaaaataaaataaagttagtatacctatattggatattaaattaattaattaagcaataattaacatgtattttgttcTTTAAATCAGAATGTGATATATGCAATGTCGGCCACAGGCCCAtgctgttatataatatatatatttcctagaagtttttaataatttaattcgtgGAATTTAAACGTTGACGGTAAATTATCTTGAAAATAGTCCCACTAATATGATTACAAGTGCTAGGTGTAGTTTGCAACAGCTGTTTTAGCGAGTAAATTTGGGTCCCAGAAAAATGGTTGTTTGTATAGGTCGTTGGGTAtccactatattttaattcgtggTTCAAACCACGGACTAAGCTGATATAATCCATGAACTCAACGTTTAtagattattcaaaatttgaacttcaaatgctaataaaaaaaaaatgtgcctatgtattattataattttttaatcactataagaataacttatgaggaactttgtattaaattttcaagtattttgataaggccaaaaaaattttatcgacacataaaaaaacaattttcagaaaaattgaaaattttagttgtctataaatagctcaaaaaaagtcaaaatattttgaaaattaaatcacgtaaagaaaacgctaatcttaataactggtaaaattttcaagtatctacgacttatactttttgaataataacaaatatttaaaatcgtttgaggataaatcgttatcgttacgcgatttcgttaaaatttaaaattcaaacgcacttaaaatttttcctataatgatgcttcgagttttctctatagctactcgaaggaaaacttatggagaaccttgtaccaaattttcaaaacttagttataaaagaaaaaaattttatgatttttcaacttcaaaattacttgcaaattttcgcgttttcgacagatttcgtaaaaatttgaactataaacgcttataaaaaaattgtgactaacgatttttaattttttttagctacattaaacaactcataaggaaccttgtattaaattttcaaaactttttggtcatccaaaaattttttatcgacactttaaaaaaaatttctcaaaaaaatcgaaaatttcagtggtctataaataactcaaaaaaagtcaaaattttttgaaaatttaactatatacagatactactgacattaacatttggtgaaaatttcaagtattttcagtgattagtttttgaattacaaccataaaaaaaatcgatttggtcgaaaactggttttgcgtaaaaattgccgtttttccgtcatttttttttgtttttctcgatttttttgaaaactgttggaaaatgttaactttttacctgtataatgcaccaaggatattcacttttacatcggaaaccacccccatagtttgaaattggagcactTTAACTTTGATAGTTCGACCGTTATCTTCTTTTGAACGCCGACGATAAACTGGATATCCATCGTTCCCTGTGACTGTTTCAGCAACTAACGGTCGCGGATATCGTTTTGTGCACTTTCCATCAGCCATGCAAGGCGATAATGGATTTAATGCACCGCACGGTCCATGCACCATCTGTGTCGTCACAATGTCGTGTAGACGGGGATCAGTGACTGGATCAGGAATTTCAGCTGATATGATGTCATCCACTTCATTTGAATGTAATTGTTCAGCAACCAAATTAGGATATGAGCATGCGGTAGTCCACGCTTCTGCCATTCCACCGAGTACATATAACAACGTGTGTCACCAAAAACTCGATACTTAGTAAGCACATCCATCATAACCTTGAGTTTTTGCTGAAATACTCTGGCGATTATGTCATGGCGATCTTGCGGTTTTTGACCCGGTTCCAACTCGCGTTCAATTTCCGTCCACTTCGGATTGCATGTGaccgtaataaataaatccggAGTTCCATAATTTCGCACGTACGTCATAGCGTCTTGAGCGTATTCGTGCATGTGGCGTGGGCTTCCGATATAAGTTGATGGGAGAATCGTCAGTCGTCCAATATTCTGAACATCACCATCTGAATGAATAGCATCACGCAAGTGTATATAGTCCTCAGATCGTAGCTTTGGCTGATTGAATCTGATGAACGCTAAACGTTCGGTCTCGACTTGACATACATGTCGACAGCGAATTGCTGGAATAGCCGACCGCACTTCAGAATGACATTCTCCTCATGTGTACGAATCATCATACGATACGCATAGTAATTCATTGcgcttagatttttattattcgttgATACTCCTgaaaatgcaaaattaaatgaattgttaATGGAAaccaataaaagtaataatggaaataattagTGTGTGAATATTGTACCTGTAATTGGATCGACCATCTTCAACGTGATGTCGTATCCGTCTTGCCCTTGCCAATAAATGATTGGATATTGTAACGCATCGTACAAACGATGTGTCTCGTTTACACGATGCATGATATTGCTTCTTCGCTGAACGACAATGTCTCGTGATTTAGTTGGATCGCCAACAATAATTGCAGCAACATCATTAACGGTGGGTGCATTGAATCTTCGCACATGTTCACCTGTTGGAGTACAATCCGCTCTTATGACAAATTTGTGCGTATCCGATGGCATTCGTTCCAATGCTGTTTTGAACATATTAACCACAGCATTATTAGCGTGAAAAAATGCTTGCAACTGTTCAATAATTCGTCTCTTTAACTGTTGTGCTCCCTGTATATTGCACCGCACGTTCAGCTGATCCACCATCGacgaaatgaaatatatttgcagAAATTGATGCGGTTCATCTGGTGTTGGCACCATTGAACCATGCAAATGATATATTTGACCTTGTATCTGTAATtgcaaataatcattaaaatttgttcatgA includes the following:
- the LOC126553837 gene encoding uncharacterized protein LOC126553837 → MPRERRANIGRRTRHASQQQVYSRNLREERQNIIRENDRLRHRVSTRRSLASYNRLAFQYDPTANYSDDENLDIGRMTTICRYCNAVKFKRETVGLCCASGKVKLDPLLTPPQPLKTLFDGSDPDSSHFLQHILEYNNCFRMTSFGANIIREGGFMPTCKIQGQIYHLHGSMVPTPDEPHQFLQIYFISSMVDQLNVRCNIQGAQQLKRRIIEQLQAFFHANNAVVNMFKTALERMPSDTHKFVIRADCTPTGEHVRRFNAPTVNDVAAIIVGDPTKSRDIVVQRRSNIMHRVNETHRLYDALQYPIIYWQGQDGYDITLKMVDPITGVSTNNKNLSAMNYYAYRMMIRTHEENVILKCGRLFQQFAVDMYVKSRPNV